One Natronosalvus halobius genomic region harbors:
- a CDS encoding M42 family metallopeptidase, with product MLDEFDFELFQELTAATGPVGYEDAVRDIVERELRESTDEVRRDAMGNVVGTINGESDYRVTVAAHTDEWGWIVERVTDDGFLKLKILGGTNPSTARSQRVTVKTQTEELMGIIGAVPPHMLEEEDLDMTPDKRRQDVWDVEDVYVDLGRSVQEVRDRVSPGDVVTLKQETVKMGDYVTGKAFDNRALVFAMLEAARRIEDPAVTIDFAATVQEEVGLRGAEALASDLDPDLAIALDITLATDQPEYDEDDHISETGAGTAIKVMDRRTLTNPKVYRRMQRVAEAASIPYQLELHSSGGTDAGAFQNGQGATPVGAILLPTRNIHSDTASAHIDDVSATIDLLTEFLATEEGDEYIL from the coding sequence ATGCTGGACGAATTCGATTTTGAACTATTCCAAGAATTGACGGCAGCTACCGGCCCCGTGGGATACGAAGATGCAGTCCGAGACATCGTCGAACGAGAACTACGAGAATCGACCGACGAAGTCCGCAGGGATGCGATGGGGAACGTCGTTGGAACGATCAACGGCGAGTCCGATTATCGTGTGACCGTCGCCGCCCACACGGATGAGTGGGGATGGATAGTCGAACGAGTAACCGACGATGGGTTCCTTAAACTGAAGATTCTCGGCGGTACGAATCCCAGCACCGCCCGATCCCAGCGAGTTACCGTCAAAACACAAACGGAGGAGCTGATGGGGATTATCGGAGCGGTGCCGCCGCACATGCTCGAAGAAGAGGATCTCGATATGACCCCGGACAAACGACGCCAGGACGTCTGGGACGTTGAAGACGTCTACGTAGATCTCGGCCGATCGGTCCAGGAAGTTCGCGATCGCGTTTCGCCTGGTGACGTAGTCACGCTCAAGCAGGAAACGGTTAAAATGGGGGACTACGTCACTGGTAAAGCGTTCGACAACCGTGCACTGGTCTTCGCGATGCTCGAAGCGGCTCGCCGAATCGAAGATCCTGCGGTGACGATCGACTTTGCGGCGACCGTCCAGGAGGAAGTCGGACTTCGGGGGGCGGAGGCTCTTGCATCTGATCTTGATCCGGACCTGGCGATTGCACTTGATATCACCCTCGCAACCGATCAACCTGAGTACGATGAAGACGATCACATTAGCGAAACCGGGGCTGGAACGGCAATCAAAGTGATGGACCGACGGACACTGACGAATCCGAAGGTCTATCGCCGCATGCAACGCGTTGCCGAAGCAGCGTCTATCCCCTACCAACTAGAACTCCACTCGTCTGGCGGAACGGATGCAGGCGCGTTCCAGAACGGACAGGGAGCGACACCAGTTGGGGCAATCTTACTCCCAACTCGAAATATACACTCGGACACAGCTAGTGCCCATATAGACGACGTCTCGGCGACGATCGATTTGCTGACGGAGTTTTTGGCTACCGAGGAGGGTGACGAATACATTCTGTAA
- the gcvPA gene encoding aminomethyl-transferring glycine dehydrogenase subunit GcvPA encodes MSKGSHPYMPNSSEEIKEEMLNTIGAETIEELYEQIPTELQFHGDFDLPSAKGELELKRQVEEILSENKSCDENLNFRGAGCWQHHVPAVCDEISERREFLTSEWGSPESDQGRNQAWFEFCSQLGELLELDAVGMPVYSWGNAAGFAIRMAHRLNGRTQVLVPETIGPERLEVIENYRRLAGSDDDLTIETVAYDRETGRMNVDELSEKCSTETTAVYYETPTYLGTIESQASEIAAIAHENGAECIAGVDPITLGILDTPANHGADIVVGTTQPLGVHMNAGGGCSGFLATRDEEAYVVEYPTLLLSATETSREGELGFAFMPEQIGRSSYGEREEGNDYTGTSVFLWTIRNAVYLSLMGPKGFKEVGGLMIERAHYAADKLSAIDGVTIELSSEFFKEFLVNFDDTQQTAEEVNAALRDRGIFGGHVVSDEFPELGDSALYCVTEVHTKEDIDQLTTAMREVIST; translated from the coding sequence ATGTCAAAGGGTAGCCATCCATATATGCCAAATTCCTCTGAGGAAATAAAAGAGGAGATGCTGAACACGATTGGGGCTGAGACTATTGAAGAATTGTATGAGCAAATCCCAACTGAACTCCAGTTCCATGGCGATTTCGACCTCCCGTCCGCAAAAGGCGAACTCGAACTAAAAAGACAGGTCGAAGAAATCCTCTCGGAGAACAAATCGTGCGACGAAAACCTCAATTTCAGGGGCGCAGGCTGCTGGCAACATCACGTTCCGGCCGTCTGCGATGAAATCTCCGAGCGACGAGAGTTCCTGACCTCCGAGTGGGGATCGCCCGAATCCGATCAAGGGAGGAACCAAGCCTGGTTCGAGTTTTGCAGTCAGCTCGGCGAACTTCTGGAACTCGACGCGGTTGGGATGCCAGTCTACAGTTGGGGGAATGCGGCCGGCTTCGCGATTCGTATGGCCCACCGATTGAACGGCCGAACTCAAGTCCTCGTTCCGGAGACGATCGGTCCAGAGCGACTCGAGGTCATCGAAAATTACCGACGGCTCGCAGGGAGCGACGATGATCTTACGATCGAAACGGTCGCATATGATCGTGAAACGGGCCGGATGAATGTTGACGAGTTATCAGAGAAGTGCTCGACGGAAACGACGGCTGTCTACTATGAGACACCGACGTATCTTGGGACGATCGAGTCACAGGCGAGCGAAATAGCGGCGATTGCTCACGAAAACGGCGCGGAGTGTATTGCCGGCGTTGATCCGATCACTCTCGGAATTCTCGATACACCGGCAAACCACGGCGCCGACATCGTGGTCGGGACCACGCAGCCACTGGGTGTGCACATGAACGCCGGAGGGGGCTGCAGCGGGTTCCTCGCGACCCGAGACGAAGAAGCGTACGTCGTCGAGTATCCGACGCTCTTGTTGAGCGCCACTGAGACGTCCCGCGAGGGTGAACTCGGGTTCGCATTTATGCCGGAGCAGATCGGCCGATCGTCATACGGTGAACGAGAAGAAGGAAACGATTACACCGGCACTTCAGTCTTCCTTTGGACCATCCGGAACGCGGTCTATCTATCGCTGATGGGTCCGAAAGGGTTCAAGGAGGTAGGCGGTCTCATGATCGAACGCGCTCACTATGCTGCAGACAAGTTGTCCGCTATCGATGGAGTGACTATCGAGCTATCTTCTGAATTTTTCAAGGAGTTTCTGGTCAACTTTGATGATACCCAGCAGACTGCCGAGGAAGTAAATGCGGCACTCCGTGATCGCGGTATCTTCGGCGGACACGTGGTCTCTGACGAGTTCCCGGAATTGGGCGATAGCGCACTCTACTGTGTCACTGAAGTGCATACCAAGGAGGATATCGATCAACTGACGACTGCGATGCGTGAGGTGATCTCGACATGA
- the gcvPB gene encoding aminomethyl-transferring glycine dehydrogenase subunit GcvPB has product MSQQKDEPEMGDEETPEWAQLSELKGAREGQRGGLVREYQAQTWDEPLIFNMGREGRRGIVFPESEPEVTDTVGESTSYVPDAVRRESEPELPEVSKPWVLRHYLHLSQETLGFTNLSPWGTCTMKYASKLGEQIESQQLADLHPLQDEETLQGVLEIVYELEQYLKELTGMDRFSFQAASGTQSAFVFTSLLRAYLEDRGEFEQRNEVITTLYTHACSPATANVSGFDVITLQPGDNGYPPTEALKEAVSDRTAALMVVNPNDLGIYNPNMKEWVDIVHDAGGLCFYDQANFNSTMGISRAADIGFDASQYMLHKTFGNPKGGLGPAAGAFGCTEELSEFLPSPVVTYDGETYLLDEDRPKSIGKVREFWGNIPLLVKAYMWIHAMGGDGIIEGSHLSVLGNNYLDTLLEDVPGLSKSVEDLSQHRMEMTRHSWGKLHEDTGVSTIDIRRRLTDFGIDAYWMSHEPWTYPEPFTPEMGEMHSKENIKTYAEAIRRIALEAYSEPEKVKNAPHNQSKRRVDEARINDPDQWALTWRAFKKKFPEWGESN; this is encoded by the coding sequence ATGAGTCAACAAAAAGACGAACCTGAAATGGGCGACGAAGAGACCCCCGAGTGGGCGCAACTTAGCGAACTCAAGGGAGCACGAGAAGGCCAACGCGGTGGTCTCGTTCGAGAGTATCAAGCGCAGACGTGGGACGAGCCGCTTATCTTCAACATGGGTCGAGAGGGTCGTCGAGGGATCGTTTTTCCCGAGTCGGAACCCGAAGTAACGGATACGGTTGGTGAATCAACTTCGTACGTTCCTGACGCCGTCCGCCGAGAGTCAGAACCAGAGCTGCCGGAAGTTTCGAAGCCGTGGGTACTTCGCCACTATCTTCATCTTTCACAGGAGACGCTCGGGTTCACGAACCTCAGCCCCTGGGGCACCTGTACGATGAAATATGCGTCGAAGTTGGGCGAACAGATAGAAAGTCAGCAACTCGCGGATTTACATCCGTTGCAGGACGAAGAGACGCTACAAGGTGTGCTGGAGATCGTCTACGAACTCGAACAGTACCTGAAGGAACTCACTGGAATGGACCGGTTCTCCTTCCAGGCGGCGAGTGGAACACAGTCCGCGTTCGTGTTTACGTCCCTCCTTCGAGCGTACCTCGAAGACAGGGGCGAATTTGAACAACGAAACGAGGTGATAACGACGCTGTATACACACGCCTGCAGCCCTGCGACAGCCAACGTGTCAGGGTTTGACGTCATTACGCTCCAGCCAGGCGATAACGGATACCCACCGACCGAAGCCCTCAAAGAGGCGGTATCCGATCGAACGGCCGCACTGATGGTCGTAAACCCCAACGACCTCGGAATCTACAACCCAAACATGAAAGAGTGGGTTGACATTGTTCACGATGCCGGTGGACTATGCTTCTACGACCAGGCGAACTTCAATAGTACGATGGGAATTTCGAGAGCCGCGGACATCGGGTTCGACGCATCACAGTACATGCTCCACAAGACCTTTGGAAACCCGAAAGGCGGTCTCGGCCCTGCAGCTGGCGCGTTCGGCTGTACGGAAGAACTGAGTGAGTTCCTTCCGAGCCCCGTCGTCACCTACGACGGCGAGACGTACCTGCTCGACGAGGATCGTCCGAAGAGCATAGGAAAGGTGCGTGAATTTTGGGGGAACATTCCTCTCCTGGTGAAGGCTTATATGTGGATTCACGCGATGGGTGGCGACGGGATCATCGAGGGTAGCCACCTGTCGGTTCTTGGGAACAATTATCTCGACACGCTCCTTGAGGACGTTCCGGGTCTCTCGAAATCCGTCGAAGACCTGTCACAGCACCGCATGGAAATGACTCGGCATTCGTGGGGGAAGCTTCACGAGGACACGGGCGTCAGCACCATTGACATCCGACGGCGATTGACCGACTTCGGAATCGACGCCTATTGGATGAGTCACGAGCCGTGGACCTATCCCGAGCCGTTTACGCCCGAGATGGGAGAGATGCACTCAAAGGAGAACATCAAAACGTACGCGGAGGCAATCAGGCGAATTGCCCTGGAGGCCTATTCGGAGCCCGAGAAGGTCAAAAACGCCCCACACAACCAGTCGAAACGACGAGTGGACGAAGCACGGATCAACGATCCCGATCAGTGGGCCCTCACGTGGCGAGCTTTCAAGAAAAAGTTCCCAGAATGGGGTGAATCGAACTAA
- a CDS encoding aldo/keto reductase, with amino-acid sequence MKHELTKGYSISPVLKGGWQLAESHSDNTSSTPVEDMFEFVDAGITTFDCADIYTGVEELIGEFRDEYRRRRNEAPPVQVHTKYVPDRNALDTVSRDDVEQIIDRSRARLGVDTLDLVQFHWWDYSVDNYVETASILDDLREEGKIRHIGVTNFDTPHLEELMAAGIPIVSNQVQYSLLDRRPADSMVDFCHKYDIELLCYGTLAGGFLTDRYLGMEVPNVPLENRSLTKYKLIIDDSVEWEGFQALLETLSEIAERRGVSIANVANRFVLERERVCSIIVGARDTTHLADIRRTLDFSLTDADYRAIEQAISGADVLSGPVYGLERNSERHARIMKYNLNEND; translated from the coding sequence ATGAAACATGAGTTGACCAAAGGGTATTCAATTTCACCAGTTCTCAAGGGCGGATGGCAGCTCGCGGAGAGCCACAGCGACAATACTAGTTCAACGCCGGTCGAAGATATGTTCGAATTTGTCGACGCCGGAATCACGACGTTCGATTGTGCGGACATTTATACCGGCGTCGAAGAACTAATCGGCGAGTTTCGTGATGAGTACCGGCGAAGACGAAACGAAGCTCCGCCCGTTCAAGTCCATACAAAGTACGTTCCCGATCGAAACGCGCTGGATACTGTTTCTCGGGACGATGTCGAGCAGATTATCGACCGATCGAGAGCCCGTCTTGGCGTCGATACACTCGATCTCGTACAGTTTCATTGGTGGGATTATAGCGTCGATAATTACGTCGAAACCGCATCGATTCTCGATGACCTCCGTGAGGAGGGGAAAATTCGACATATAGGCGTCACGAACTTCGATACGCCACATCTGGAGGAACTCATGGCAGCTGGGATACCCATCGTCAGTAACCAGGTTCAGTACTCGCTTCTCGATCGCCGGCCGGCCGATTCGATGGTCGATTTCTGCCACAAATACGATATCGAACTACTGTGTTATGGCACGCTGGCTGGTGGTTTTTTAACTGACCGTTATCTCGGGATGGAGGTGCCCAACGTCCCCCTCGAGAATCGGTCGCTTACGAAATACAAACTCATCATCGACGATTCGGTCGAATGGGAAGGGTTTCAGGCGTTGCTGGAGACGCTTTCCGAAATCGCAGAGCGCCGCGGGGTTTCGATCGCGAACGTGGCGAATCGGTTCGTCCTCGAACGAGAACGGGTGTGTTCGATAATCGTCGGTGCGCGCGACACCACACACCTCGCTGATATTCGTCGAACGCTCGATTTCTCGTTGACCGATGCGGACTATCGAGCGATCGAGCAGGCGATTTCGGGGGCCGATGTTCTGTCTGGACCGGTATACGGACTCGAACGGAATTCGGAGCGTCACGCCCGGATTATGAAATACAACCTCAACGAAAATGATTGA
- a CDS encoding TIGR04076 family protein: protein MTERDDEFTLYDLRVECVEIRGQDVASYEVGDYFEVHGEELVFPEGQSFSLYALSSLLPLLPAKQRKTHDNDWMTTDTIVSGPDPNVGGRFEITRTRERTFSHSDVSGTNRT, encoded by the coding sequence ATGACGGAACGAGATGATGAATTCACGCTGTACGATCTTCGCGTTGAGTGCGTTGAAATTCGTGGTCAGGACGTAGCGAGCTACGAGGTTGGTGATTATTTCGAAGTCCACGGGGAAGAACTCGTTTTCCCGGAGGGACAATCCTTCTCGCTGTATGCGCTCTCATCGTTGCTCCCACTGCTACCCGCCAAACAACGTAAAACGCACGACAACGATTGGATGACGACGGATACGATCGTTTCAGGCCCCGATCCCAACGTCGGTGGCCGGTTCGAAATTACGCGAACCCGAGAGCGAACGTTTAGCCACAGTGACGTTTCCGGAACGAACCGTACGTAG